A stretch of Candidatus Brocadiaceae bacterium DNA encodes these proteins:
- a CDS encoding metallophosphoesterase yields the protein MRGKPQTKHHSIARVIRDASPDFILFSGDMIYHNEFGQFLEVINRNYGKEKMIPLYPVIGNHELIFGEKVDILIEKISKEMAAAHNAQGQLSPHSKPADNVLLLWNELFQKLASFTEKELKLRSRQVLCEEIRDKLNPSYALYLREVLAKTTEQQSWYSFMKEVDGLKIQFIALNSSLPDDEEQYQWFLNRLKQFSGPKIIFGHYPFYSIGFHGCTDLLNSASQAARFRDRYAAICNDIAHNVALVISGHEHNYQRFSKVDKTGQVQLPVYLVSGGGGARLSGQGRCDTSKIPLDGFQCIMLTPAYHFVEIVASSDNRKNVRLHCKVLGLRHDVTTNVPEDDAFARQFVKNNLEIIDEFTLGLHK from the coding sequence ATGAGGGGAAAACCCCAGACAAAACACCATTCCATTGCCAGGGTAATACGGGATGCTTCTCCGGACTTTATCCTCTTTTCGGGAGATATGATCTACCATAACGAGTTTGGGCAATTTTTAGAGGTGATTAACAGGAACTATGGAAAAGAGAAAATGATTCCTCTCTACCCGGTTATCGGCAACCATGAACTGATATTTGGAGAAAAAGTGGACATCCTCATAGAAAAAATATCAAAAGAAATGGCTGCAGCACACAATGCGCAAGGGCAACTCTCTCCGCACTCAAAACCTGCAGATAATGTACTCTTGCTGTGGAATGAATTATTTCAGAAACTGGCTTCCTTTACCGAGAAGGAATTGAAGCTAAGAAGCCGGCAGGTACTGTGTGAAGAAATCAGGGACAAACTGAATCCTTCCTATGCTTTGTATCTGAGAGAAGTTTTGGCGAAGACAACGGAACAGCAATCCTGGTATTCTTTTATGAAGGAGGTGGATGGATTAAAAATACAGTTTATTGCCTTGAATTCTTCGCTCCCTGACGATGAAGAACAATATCAATGGTTTTTGAACAGACTAAAACAATTCAGCGGCCCTAAAATCATCTTTGGGCATTATCCTTTTTATTCTATCGGATTTCATGGATGTACTGATCTCCTGAATAGTGCATCCCAGGCTGCCCGGTTTCGGGATCGGTATGCGGCGATTTGTAATGATATCGCCCATAACGTTGCATTGGTTATCAGCGGGCATGAACACAACTACCAGCGGTTCTCAAAGGTAGATAAAACAGGCCAGGTGCAATTGCCTGTGTATCTTGTCTCAGGGGGAGGAGGGGCAAGATTATCGGGTCAGGGGAGGTGCGATACCTCCAAAATCCCCCTGGACGGCTTTCAGTGTATAATGCTTACTCCTGCATACCATTTCGTGGAGATCGTTGCCAGTAGTGATAATAGAAAAAATGTACGTTTGCATTGCAAGGTACTTGGGTTACGACATGACGTGACAACAAACGTGCCTGAGGATGATGCCTTTGCAAGGCAATTTGTAAAAAACAATTTGGAAATAATCGATGAGTTTACCCTTGGTTTGCATAAATAA
- a CDS encoding energy-coupling factor ABC transporter permease, whose protein sequence is MIKLFKIVAFALFLFLLLFEKTVYAMHITEGILPPAWAFLWFAVSLPFVGIGIYFIKQKKKATPGFLPMVGMLGAAVFVFSCFPIPVIALNGMATSHPCGTGMSAILLGPFVSVVVAAIALLIQALFLAHGGLTTLGGNIFSMGILGSFSGYFLFKIAQRCGLKLFWCGFLAGVVSDLCTYLGTSIELGLLVLNKGDSFFMATAEIFGVFLLTSQGILCVIEGIVVGFVIVFVYKRKPGILVNLGVTKDEPEAIKT, encoded by the coding sequence ATGATAAAACTATTCAAAATAGTTGCTTTTGCCTTATTTCTGTTTTTATTACTATTCGAGAAAACGGTATATGCCATGCATATTACTGAAGGCATTTTGCCTCCTGCATGGGCTTTTCTGTGGTTTGCTGTATCACTGCCCTTTGTCGGCATTGGCATATACTTCATAAAGCAAAAGAAAAAGGCTACACCTGGTTTTCTTCCCATGGTCGGAATGCTTGGGGCAGCAGTATTTGTCTTTTCCTGTTTCCCGATTCCTGTTATTGCCTTAAATGGAATGGCCACATCTCACCCCTGTGGCACCGGTATGAGCGCCATATTGCTGGGGCCTTTTGTGAGTGTTGTTGTGGCAGCCATTGCATTACTCATTCAGGCCCTTTTTCTTGCCCATGGAGGGTTGACAACTCTGGGTGGTAATATTTTTTCCATGGGTATTCTTGGCTCTTTTTCCGGTTATTTTCTCTTCAAAATAGCTCAACGATGCGGTTTAAAACTGTTCTGGTGCGGATTTCTTGCCGGCGTCGTTTCTGATTTATGCACTTACCTGGGCACATCCATAGAGTTGGGACTTCTGGTGCTCAATAAAGGAGATTCATTTTTTATGGCAACAGCGGAAATATTCGGAGTATTTTTACTTACCTCCCAAGGAATACTTTGTGTGATAGAGGGAATTGTTGTGGGATTTGTGATTGTTTTTGTGTACAAACGAAAACCCGGTATCTTAGTAAATTTGGGAGTAACAAAAGATGAACCTGAAGCCATCAAAACATAG